In Massilia antarctica, the following are encoded in one genomic region:
- the pssA gene encoding CDP-diacylglycerol--serine O-phosphatidyltransferase, whose protein sequence is MATFPRRRKPSVPKAKGGKLSRFSKIGRRVDADGNPMRRRGIYLLPNAFTTAALFCGFYAIVMAMNQRFEHAGWAIFIAMVLDGLDGRIARLTNTQSEFGAQYDSLADMVSFGAAPALVIYEWSLRGLGKFGWLAAFVYCAGAALRLARFNTNIEVVDKRFFQGLPSPAAAAMVAGFVLMMSDLGFSGAELPWLSWGIALFAGLTMVTNVPFYSFKDVNFRKSVPFIAVFLIALALALVSIDPPKVLMPLFVIYGLSGYAVYAWRLAKGKPVSIVQTDDDPVDPSERR, encoded by the coding sequence ATGGCCACCTTCCCACGCCGCAGAAAGCCCTCAGTCCCGAAAGCGAAGGGTGGCAAGCTATCCCGCTTTAGCAAGATTGGCCGCCGGGTCGATGCCGACGGCAACCCGATGCGGCGCCGTGGAATCTACCTGTTACCGAATGCCTTCACCACCGCCGCGCTGTTCTGCGGTTTTTACGCCATCGTCATGGCCATGAACCAGCGCTTCGAACACGCCGGCTGGGCCATTTTCATCGCCATGGTCCTCGATGGCCTCGACGGGCGCATCGCCCGCCTGACCAACACCCAATCCGAATTCGGCGCCCAGTACGACAGCCTGGCCGACATGGTTTCCTTCGGCGCCGCGCCGGCGCTGGTGATCTACGAATGGTCGCTGCGCGGCCTTGGCAAATTCGGCTGGCTGGCCGCCTTTGTCTATTGCGCCGGCGCCGCCTTGCGCCTGGCGCGCTTCAACACCAATATCGAAGTGGTCGACAAGCGCTTCTTCCAGGGCTTGCCCAGCCCGGCTGCCGCCGCCATGGTGGCCGGCTTCGTGCTGATGATGAGCGACCTCGGTTTTTCCGGCGCCGAGCTGCCGTGGCTCTCGTGGGGCATCGCGCTGTTCGCCGGCCTGACCATGGTCACCAACGTCCCGTTCTACAGCTTCAAGGATGTCAACTTCCGCAAATCGGTCCCGTTCATCGCCGTGTTCCTGATCGCGCTGGCGCTGGCGCTGGTCTCGATCGACCCGCCAAAAGTACTGATGCCGCTGTTTGTTATTTATGGTTTGTCCGGCTATGCCGTGTACGCGTGGCGCCTTGCGAAAGGCAAGCCGGTGAGCATCGTGCAGACCGACGACGACCCTGTCGACCCGAGCGAACGCCGCTGA
- a CDS encoding SIMPL domain-containing protein (The SIMPL domain is named for its presence in mouse protein SIMPL (signalling molecule that associates with mouse pelle-like kinase). Bacterial member BP26, from Brucella, was shown to assemble into a channel-like structure, while YggE from E. coli has been associated with resistance to oxidative stress.), whose translation MSLKKIALIAALTLATQAHAQTQLATAGAMVIVPAYGEVTHPNDQVVATFFIEEQDKDKAAAASRVNQKMKQGTEIVRREDPKAILKTVGYYTYPIYPEVVPRPDGQPQPRPLVPTGWRVGQYLEVKTTNLANLPKMTAAVQKILALNGLNFGLSPDTTRKLDAQRLIATYKNLNERVAAIASAMGRTLAEAVVDTVDFEGSGNYGGQQDSAPMLMRAAKAESTEVAEPSFEPGETTLQMRLVGKVKFR comes from the coding sequence ATGTCCCTCAAAAAAATTGCATTAATCGCCGCCCTGACCCTCGCCACCCAAGCGCACGCCCAAACGCAGCTTGCGACCGCCGGCGCGATGGTGATTGTTCCCGCCTACGGTGAAGTCACCCATCCGAACGACCAGGTCGTCGCCACCTTCTTTATCGAAGAGCAGGACAAGGACAAGGCCGCCGCCGCCTCGCGCGTGAACCAGAAGATGAAGCAGGGCACCGAGATCGTGCGCCGCGAAGATCCGAAAGCAATCCTCAAGACGGTCGGCTACTATACCTACCCGATCTATCCGGAAGTGGTGCCGCGTCCGGATGGCCAACCGCAGCCTCGTCCGCTCGTGCCGACCGGCTGGAGAGTCGGCCAGTATCTGGAAGTGAAAACCACCAACCTGGCTAACCTGCCGAAGATGACGGCCGCCGTGCAAAAAATCCTGGCCCTGAACGGCCTCAATTTCGGCCTCTCGCCCGACACCACCCGCAAGCTCGACGCCCAGCGCCTCATCGCCACCTACAAGAACCTGAACGAAAGGGTCGCCGCGATCGCCAGCGCCATGGGCCGCACCCTGGCCGAAGCAGTGGTCGATACGGTGGACTTTGAGGGGTCCGGCAACTATGGTGGCCAGCAAGACTCCGCCCCGATGCTGATGCGCGCCGCCAAGGCGGAATCGACCGAAGTGGCCGAACCGAGCTTCGAACCGGGCGAAACCACCCTGCAGATGCGTCTTGTTGGAAAGGTGAAATTCAGGTAA
- the ilvC gene encoding ketol-acid reductoisomerase — protein MNVFYDKDCDLSLVKGKNVAIIGYGSQGHAHAQNLNDSGVNVTVGLRKGGASWTKVEQAGLKVAEVNDAIKAADIIMILLPDENIAQVYTENVAPHAKQGAVLAFAHGFNVHYGQVVPRADLDVIMIAPKAPGHTVRGTYAAGGGVPHLIAVYQDKSGSARDIALSYAMANGGGRAGIIETNFREETETDLFGEQAVLCGGAVELIKAGFETLTEAGYAPEMAYFECLHELKLIVDLIYEGGIANMNYSISNNAEYGEYVTGPKVVTSATKDAMRQCLKDIQTGEYAKSFILENKAGAPTLISRRRLTSEHPIEEVGAKLRAMMPWIAKNKLVDQSKN, from the coding sequence ATGAACGTTTTTTACGACAAAGATTGCGACCTCTCCCTCGTTAAAGGCAAGAACGTTGCCATCATCGGCTACGGTTCGCAAGGCCATGCGCACGCACAGAACCTGAACGATTCGGGTGTCAACGTCACCGTCGGCCTGCGCAAGGGCGGCGCGTCGTGGACCAAGGTCGAGCAGGCTGGCCTGAAAGTGGCGGAGGTCAATGATGCGATCAAGGCGGCCGACATCATCATGATCTTGCTTCCGGACGAAAACATCGCCCAGGTGTACACCGAGAATGTGGCGCCGCACGCCAAGCAGGGCGCCGTACTGGCCTTCGCCCACGGCTTCAACGTGCACTACGGCCAAGTTGTTCCACGCGCCGACCTCGACGTGATCATGATCGCGCCGAAAGCCCCGGGCCACACCGTGCGCGGTACCTACGCAGCCGGTGGCGGCGTGCCGCACCTGATCGCTGTGTATCAGGACAAGTCCGGCTCGGCGCGCGATATCGCCCTGTCGTACGCCATGGCCAACGGCGGCGGCCGTGCCGGCATCATCGAAACCAACTTCCGTGAAGAAACCGAGACCGATCTGTTCGGCGAACAAGCGGTCCTGTGCGGCGGTGCGGTCGAGCTGATCAAGGCTGGCTTCGAAACCCTGACCGAAGCGGGCTACGCGCCGGAAATGGCGTACTTCGAGTGCCTGCACGAGCTCAAGCTGATTGTCGACCTGATCTACGAAGGCGGCATTGCCAACATGAACTACTCGATCTCGAATAATGCCGAGTACGGCGAATACGTGACGGGTCCGAAAGTGGTAACCTCGGCCACCAAGGATGCGATGCGTCAGTGCCTGAAGGATATCCAGACCGGCGAATACGCCAAGAGCTTTATCCTGGAAAACAAGGCTGGTGCGCCGACCCTGATCTCGCGCCGCCGTTTGACGTCCGAGCACCCGATCGAAGAAGTCGGCGCCAAGCTGCGCGCGATGATGCCGTGGATCGCCAAGAACAAGCTGGTGGATCAGTCGAAGAACTAA
- the ilvN gene encoding acetolactate synthase small subunit, giving the protein MRHIISVLLENEAGALSRVVGLFSARGYNIETLTVAPTEDATLSRMTIVTSGSDDVIEQITKHLNRLIEVVKVVDLTEGAHIERELMLIKVRAVGKEREEMKRTADIFRGRIIDVTEKTYTIELTGNKGKLDAFIDSIDRASILETVRTGGSGIGRGERILKV; this is encoded by the coding sequence ATGCGCCATATCATTTCTGTCCTGCTCGAAAACGAAGCCGGTGCGCTCTCGCGCGTGGTCGGGCTGTTTTCCGCCCGCGGCTACAACATTGAAACCCTGACCGTGGCGCCGACCGAAGACGCCACCCTGTCGCGCATGACCATCGTCACCAGCGGCTCGGACGATGTGATCGAACAGATCACCAAGCACCTGAACCGCCTGATCGAGGTGGTCAAGGTGGTCGACCTGACCGAGGGCGCGCATATCGAGCGCGAACTCATGCTGATCAAGGTGCGCGCGGTCGGCAAGGAACGCGAAGAGATGAAGCGCACCGCGGATATCTTCCGCGGCCGCATCATCGACGTCACGGAAAAGACTTACACGATCGAGCTGACCGGCAACAAGGGCAAGCTCGACGCGTTCATCGATTCCATCGACCGCGCCTCCATCCTCGAAACGGTACGTACCGGTGGATCGGGTATCGGCCGGGGCGAACGCATCCTCAAAGTTTAA
- a CDS encoding acetolactate synthase 3 catalytic subunit — MNNESSATITGSEILVRCLAEEGVKHVFGYPGGAVLYIYDAIFKQDKFQHVLVRHEQAAVHAADAYSRSSNTVGVALVTSGPGVTNAVTGLATAYMDSIPMVVISGQVPSTAIGQDAFQECDTVGITRPCVKHNFLVKDVKDLAATIKKAFFIARTGRPGPVLVDIPKDISMHKCVYDYPKDIEMRSYKPIDKGHSGQIRKAVQLLLQAERPMIYTGGGVILANASPELNKLVDKLGFPVTNTLMGLGAYRASSDKFLGMPGMHGTYEANMAMQHCDVLIAIGARFDDRVIGNPKHFASNPRKIIHVDIDPSSISKRVKVDIPIVGNVKDVLIEFLAQLDAADAKVNAAPLKDWWKQIGEWRGRDCLKYADSDLVIKPQSVVQKVWEITKGDAFITSDVGQHQMWAAQYYPFDKPRRWINSGGLGTMGVGLPYAMGVQMANPDATVACITGEGSIQMCIQELATCKQYHLTPKIILLNNRFLGMVRQWQQIDYGSRYSESYMDSLPDFSMLAESFGHVGMKIDKPGDVDGALKEAFGMKDRLVFMNFITDQSENVWPMVKAGKGLSEMLLGSEDL; from the coding sequence ATGAACAACGAATCATCGGCCACCATCACGGGGTCCGAAATACTTGTCCGTTGTCTGGCGGAAGAAGGCGTCAAACACGTTTTCGGTTATCCAGGCGGCGCCGTACTCTACATCTACGACGCCATCTTCAAGCAAGACAAATTCCAACACGTCCTGGTACGCCATGAGCAGGCCGCCGTGCATGCGGCAGATGCCTATTCGCGCAGCTCGAACACCGTCGGCGTGGCCCTGGTCACCTCCGGTCCGGGTGTCACCAATGCCGTCACCGGCCTGGCGACGGCGTACATGGATTCGATTCCGATGGTCGTCATTTCCGGCCAGGTGCCCAGCACCGCGATCGGCCAGGATGCCTTCCAGGAATGCGATACCGTCGGCATCACGCGCCCCTGCGTCAAGCACAATTTCCTCGTGAAGGATGTGAAAGACCTGGCCGCCACAATCAAGAAAGCGTTCTTCATTGCGCGCACCGGCCGTCCCGGTCCGGTCCTGGTCGATATTCCCAAAGACATCAGCATGCACAAATGCGTCTACGACTATCCGAAGGATATCGAGATGCGCTCGTACAAGCCGATCGACAAGGGCCATTCGGGCCAGATCCGCAAGGCCGTGCAATTGCTGCTGCAAGCGGAACGGCCGATGATCTACACCGGCGGCGGCGTGATCCTGGCCAATGCCTCGCCCGAGCTGAACAAGCTGGTCGACAAGCTGGGTTTTCCGGTCACCAACACCCTGATGGGCCTGGGCGCCTACCGCGCATCGAGCGACAAGTTCCTCGGCATGCCCGGCATGCACGGCACCTACGAAGCGAACATGGCGATGCAGCACTGCGACGTCCTGATCGCCATCGGCGCCCGCTTCGACGACCGTGTGATCGGCAACCCGAAACACTTCGCCTCCAACCCGCGCAAGATCATCCACGTGGACATCGATCCATCGTCGATTTCCAAGCGGGTCAAGGTCGATATTCCCATCGTCGGCAACGTCAAGGACGTGCTGATCGAATTCCTGGCGCAGCTCGACGCCGCCGACGCCAAGGTCAATGCCGCCCCGCTGAAAGACTGGTGGAAGCAGATTGGCGAATGGCGTGGCCGCGACTGCCTGAAATACGCCGATTCCGACCTCGTCATCAAGCCGCAATCGGTGGTGCAAAAGGTGTGGGAAATCACCAAGGGCGACGCTTTTATTACGTCCGACGTCGGCCAGCACCAGATGTGGGCGGCCCAGTACTACCCGTTCGACAAGCCGCGCCGCTGGATCAATTCCGGCGGCCTGGGCACGATGGGTGTGGGCTTGCCGTACGCCATGGGCGTGCAGATGGCCAATCCCGACGCCACGGTCGCCTGCATCACCGGCGAAGGCTCGATCCAGATGTGCATCCAGGAACTGGCTACCTGCAAGCAGTACCACCTGACGCCGAAAATCATTTTGCTCAACAACCGCTTCCTCGGCATGGTGCGCCAGTGGCAACAGATCGATTACGGTTCGCGCTATTCCGAGTCCTACATGGATTCGCTGCCGGACTTCTCGATGCTGGCCGAATCGTTCGGCCACGTCGGCATGAAGATCGACAAGCCGGGCGACGTCGACGGTGCACTGAAAGAAGCCTTCGGCATGAAAGACCGCCTCGTGTTCATGAACTTCATCACTGACCAGTCCGAAAATGTCTGGCCGATGGTCAAGGCCGGCAAGGGCTTGTCCGAAATGCTGCTCGGCTCGGAGGACCTGTAA
- a CDS encoding RNA polymerase sigma factor yields MATDKELSDFLENVERRAFKQAVYAVRKDEAALDIVQDAMIKLAEKYGDKPAAELPMLFQRILQNTILDYFRREKVRNTWVSLFSGMGKRDGEDEEFDILESLEAEQGSASAESSADQVERQQTLTLIDAEVQKLPARQREAFLMRYWQDMDVAETAEAMGCSEGSVKTHCSRATHTLAEALKAKGIKL; encoded by the coding sequence ATGGCCACAGACAAAGAGTTATCCGATTTTCTTGAGAATGTCGAGCGGCGCGCTTTCAAGCAAGCCGTGTACGCCGTCCGCAAGGATGAAGCGGCCCTGGATATCGTGCAGGACGCGATGATCAAGCTCGCCGAAAAATACGGAGACAAGCCGGCGGCCGAGCTGCCGATGCTGTTCCAGCGCATTCTCCAAAACACCATCCTCGATTACTTCCGGCGTGAAAAGGTGCGCAATACCTGGGTCAGCCTCTTCTCGGGCATGGGCAAGCGCGATGGAGAAGACGAAGAATTTGATATACTTGAGTCGCTTGAGGCGGAACAAGGTTCGGCCTCGGCGGAGTCGAGCGCCGACCAGGTCGAGCGCCAGCAAACCTTGACCCTGATCGATGCCGAAGTACAAAAACTGCCGGCGCGTCAACGGGAAGCCTTCCTCATGCGTTACTGGCAAGACATGGACGTGGCTGAAACAGCCGAAGCGATGGGGTGTTCCGAGGGAAGTGTCAAAACGCACTGCTCGCGAGCGACCCATACCCTCGCTGAAGCGCTGAAAGCCAAGGGAATAAAATTATGA
- a CDS encoding DUF3619 family protein yields the protein MNTDDLNFAYKVRHALNEHLDDMPVSTSERLAAARAAAMARKKPHAPVKAAQTQLAGNIGALFSFSSLGRMGVALPLMALVAGLAGVYQYEEQQRIAEIAELDAAVLSDELPLTAYLDQGFNAYLAQRGQ from the coding sequence ATGAATACCGACGATCTGAATTTTGCGTACAAGGTACGCCATGCCCTGAACGAACACCTCGACGACATGCCCGTGTCGACCAGCGAGCGCCTGGCCGCCGCGCGCGCCGCCGCGATGGCGCGCAAGAAGCCGCACGCGCCCGTCAAGGCGGCGCAAACCCAGCTGGCTGGCAATATCGGCGCCCTGTTTTCGTTTTCCTCGCTCGGCCGCATGGGCGTGGCGCTTCCCCTGATGGCGCTGGTGGCGGGCCTGGCCGGCGTGTATCAGTACGAAGAACAGCAGCGCATCGCTGAAATCGCCGAGCTCGACGCGGCAGTCCTGTCCGACGAGTTACCGCTGACGGCGTATCTGGACCAGGGTTTCAACGCCTACCTCGCGCAGCGCGGCCAATAA
- a CDS encoding DUF3106 domain-containing protein — protein MTYATPSLTSLALALALLAATGAAGSAAAQSGAPAPAGAPLQAPAAVPGQTPAPATAPISKPAPVLAPVVKPAPATAAPGTVKAAPLGDKLLWKDLSRPQQLALDPLKGEWDNMETARKQKWVDIANRYSSMKPDEQLRVQERMRDWIKLTPAERRLARENYTLSKKLDKSKKSVEWEKYQQLPDEEKKKLALDAAVAKKQVTNLPPTTQTKPVAPTKPPAACPPGTIRNAPAAVPRCIASPSAGAPLAVPATPPATISPITPPAPPAAPVSNAK, from the coding sequence ATGACCTACGCGACCCCGTCGTTGACGTCCCTGGCGCTCGCCCTTGCCTTGTTGGCAGCAACTGGCGCGGCGGGTAGCGCCGCAGCCCAGAGCGGTGCGCCCGCGCCCGCCGGCGCTCCCCTGCAAGCCCCGGCCGCCGTTCCAGGGCAGACGCCGGCGCCAGCCACCGCCCCCATTTCCAAGCCCGCGCCGGTCCTGGCGCCCGTCGTCAAGCCCGCGCCAGCCACGGCCGCGCCTGGCACTGTCAAAGCGGCGCCCCTGGGCGACAAACTCTTGTGGAAAGACCTCTCGCGCCCGCAGCAGCTCGCGCTCGACCCGCTCAAGGGCGAGTGGGACAACATGGAAACGGCGCGCAAGCAAAAGTGGGTCGATATCGCCAACCGCTATTCCTCGATGAAACCCGATGAGCAGTTGCGGGTGCAGGAGCGCATGCGCGACTGGATCAAGCTCACGCCTGCGGAGCGGCGCCTGGCGCGCGAAAACTATACCCTGAGCAAAAAACTCGACAAGAGCAAGAAGTCGGTCGAATGGGAAAAATACCAGCAATTGCCCGACGAAGAAAAGAAAAAGCTGGCACTTGACGCCGCTGTCGCGAAAAAGCAGGTTACCAACCTGCCGCCGACCACCCAGACCAAGCCGGTTGCACCGACCAAGCCGCCTGCCGCCTGTCCGCCCGGCACGATCCGCAATGCCCCGGCCGCCGTGCCGCGCTGCATCGCCAGCCCGTCCGCGGGCGCACCGCTGGCCGTGCCGGCCACGCCGCCGGCCACCATTTCACCTATCACACCGCCGGCCCCCCCGGCTGCTCCCGTATCCAATGCAAAATAG
- a CDS encoding RDD family protein — MQNSTTPIATPTLKRRLICMVYELFLLAAVVMFGLLVFLLVTQKMSQSIIEHGRTVVLFLVPGAYFIYSWTDKGYTLAMKTWRIKLVKVGYASVPLKAAVVRYLLAWGWVLPALVICWRFHLTSKTEVAIALAINVALWAMTAFIYEDRQFLHDRLAGTRLILLPKPVKAGKAEQAAKPAEA; from the coding sequence ATGCAAAATAGCACGACCCCGATTGCCACGCCTACCCTGAAACGTCGTCTGATCTGCATGGTGTACGAGCTGTTCCTGCTGGCCGCCGTGGTCATGTTCGGCCTGCTCGTCTTCCTGCTGGTCACCCAGAAAATGAGCCAGAGCATTATCGAACATGGCCGCACTGTCGTGCTGTTCCTGGTGCCGGGCGCCTATTTCATCTATTCGTGGACCGACAAGGGATACACCTTGGCCATGAAAACCTGGCGTATCAAGCTGGTCAAGGTCGGCTATGCGAGCGTGCCGCTCAAGGCGGCCGTGGTGCGCTACCTGCTGGCATGGGGCTGGGTGTTGCCGGCATTGGTGATTTGCTGGCGTTTTCATCTGACCAGCAAGACCGAGGTGGCGATCGCGCTGGCGATCAATGTCGCACTGTGGGCGATGACAGCGTTTATCTACGAGGACCGCCAGTTCTTGCACGACAGGCTGGCTGGCACCCGGCTGATTCTCCTGCCCAAGCCGGTCAAGGCCGGCAAGGCTGAGCAGGCAGCCAAGCCCGCAGAGGCCTGA
- a CDS encoding rRNA pseudouridine synthase, which translates to MNDSTIRLAKRVSEMMPCSRAEADKYIAGGWIKVDGVVVEEAGARVADEQDVVIHPEATLVELAPVTILFHKPAGYSAGADTDAEPAVNLLTQENLLVAEHGKQRFLKRHLANLTLTSPLEAKASGLVVFTQDFRVARKLVDEGARVEQEFVVEVKGTIREGGLALLNHGLTFNGKEIAPMKVSWQNETRLRFALKGVKPGQLMHMCRLVGLSIVSVKRLRIGRVPMASLAPGQWRYLHDYERF; encoded by the coding sequence ATGAATGATTCCACCATCCGCCTCGCCAAGCGCGTTTCCGAAATGATGCCGTGCTCGCGCGCGGAAGCCGACAAGTACATCGCCGGGGGCTGGATCAAGGTTGACGGCGTCGTCGTCGAGGAGGCCGGCGCCCGCGTGGCCGACGAGCAGGACGTCGTCATCCATCCCGAGGCTACCCTGGTCGAACTGGCACCCGTCACCATCCTGTTCCACAAGCCGGCCGGCTACAGCGCCGGGGCGGACACCGACGCCGAACCGGCCGTCAACCTGCTCACGCAAGAGAACCTGCTGGTGGCGGAACACGGCAAGCAGCGCTTCCTCAAGCGCCACCTGGCCAATCTGACCTTGACGTCGCCCCTGGAGGCCAAGGCCAGCGGCCTGGTGGTGTTCACCCAGGACTTCCGCGTGGCGCGCAAGCTGGTCGACGAAGGCGCGAGGGTCGAGCAGGAATTCGTGGTCGAAGTCAAAGGGACTATCCGTGAAGGCGGCCTGGCGCTGCTCAATCACGGCCTCACGTTCAACGGCAAGGAAATCGCACCGATGAAGGTCAGCTGGCAGAACGAAACGCGGCTGCGCTTCGCGCTCAAGGGCGTCAAGCCCGGCCAGCTGATGCACATGTGCCGGCTGGTGGGCCTGAGCATCGTCAGCGTCAAGCGCCTGCGCATCGGCCGCGTGCCGATGGCCAGCCTGGCGCCAGGGCAGTGGCGCTATCTGCACGACTACGAGCGCTTCTGA
- the ltaE gene encoding low-specificity L-threonine aldolase, with protein sequence MSHDAPWIDLRSDTVTQPGDAMRDAMHSAPVGDDVYGDDPTVNRLQDTAAEMFGYEAGLYAPSGTQSNLIALLLHCARGDEYLVGQEAHTYKYEGGGAAVLGSIQPQPIANQPDGSIALADIDAYIKPDDMHFARTRVLALENTIGGRVLGASYMAAATTLAHARGLVTHLDGARICNAAVKQGISLSAACAGFDSVSVCLSKGLGAPVGSVLLGNKAFIEQGKRWRKMLGGGMRQAGMIAAAGLYALEHNVQRLADDHTNAANLSRGLARIAQLKVATPQTNIFYIEVPPAACDALRATLAREHIRATVGQHTRLVTHLNITAADVDKVVAVFTAFFKDWHPAA encoded by the coding sequence ATGAGCCACGACGCCCCCTGGATTGACCTGCGCAGCGACACCGTCACCCAACCGGGCGACGCCATGCGCGACGCCATGCACAGCGCCCCCGTGGGCGACGACGTGTACGGCGACGACCCCACCGTCAACCGCCTGCAGGACACGGCCGCCGAGATGTTCGGCTATGAGGCCGGCCTGTATGCGCCATCCGGCACCCAGAGCAATCTGATCGCGCTGCTGCTGCACTGCGCGCGTGGCGACGAGTATCTGGTCGGCCAGGAGGCGCACACCTATAAATACGAAGGCGGAGGCGCCGCGGTGCTGGGCAGCATCCAGCCGCAGCCGATCGCCAACCAGCCGGACGGCAGCATCGCGCTGGCCGACATCGACGCTTACATCAAGCCGGACGACATGCACTTCGCGCGCACCCGCGTGCTGGCGCTGGAAAACACCATCGGCGGGCGCGTTCTCGGCGCCAGCTACATGGCGGCGGCCACCACGCTCGCGCATGCGCGCGGCCTGGTCACGCACCTCGACGGCGCGCGCATCTGCAACGCCGCCGTCAAGCAGGGCATCAGCCTGAGCGCGGCCTGCGCGGGTTTCGACAGCGTTTCGGTCTGCCTGTCCAAGGGCCTGGGCGCGCCGGTCGGCTCGGTCCTGCTGGGCAATAAAGCCTTTATCGAACAGGGCAAGCGCTGGCGCAAGATGCTCGGCGGCGGCATGCGCCAGGCTGGCATGATCGCGGCGGCCGGCTTGTACGCCCTCGAACACAATGTGCAGCGCCTGGCCGACGACCACACCAACGCCGCCAACCTGTCGCGCGGGCTTGCGCGGATTGCCCAGCTCAAGGTGGCCACGCCGCAAACCAATATTTTCTATATCGAGGTGCCGCCAGCCGCCTGCGACGCCCTGCGCGCCACCTTGGCGCGCGAGCATATCCGCGCCACCGTCGGCCAGCATACGCGCCTGGTCACGCACCTCAACATCACGGCCGCCGACGTCGACAAAGTCGTCGCCGTATTCACCGCATTTTTTAAAGACTGGCACCCAGCTGCATGA
- a CDS encoding class I SAM-dependent methyltransferase — protein MKRADTSADKARPAETLAPEIRPGQSIALLQELHILTRDGKLNQDSRRKLKQVYHLYQFIEPLLKEVQQDHAAISLVDHGAGKSYLGFILYDLFFKGLDDGSRIYGIETREELVQKSTALAHKLGFPGMSFLNLSVAESTRSDKLPDQIDIVTALHACNTATDDAIDFALKKRAKFMVLVPCCQAEVATVLKKNKGKDLGKSALTEIWRHPLHTREFGSQVTNVLRCLQLEAHGYQVNVTELVGWEHSMKNELIIASYKNLPRKRPTDRLQEVLATLGLEEMGERFYTQHVAEAELTT, from the coding sequence ATGAAGCGCGCTGACACGTCCGCCGACAAGGCCAGGCCGGCTGAAACCTTGGCGCCCGAAATCCGTCCGGGCCAGTCGATCGCGCTGCTGCAGGAACTGCACATCCTCACGCGCGACGGCAAACTCAATCAGGACAGCCGCCGCAAACTCAAGCAGGTGTATCACCTGTACCAGTTCATCGAGCCGCTGCTCAAGGAAGTCCAGCAGGACCACGCCGCCATTTCGCTGGTCGACCATGGCGCCGGCAAGTCCTACCTGGGTTTCATCCTGTACGACCTGTTCTTCAAGGGCCTGGACGATGGCTCGCGCATCTACGGCATCGAAACGCGCGAAGAACTGGTGCAAAAGTCGACCGCGCTGGCGCACAAGCTGGGCTTTCCCGGCATGTCCTTCCTGAACCTGTCGGTGGCCGAATCGACCCGCTCCGACAAGCTGCCGGACCAAATCGATATCGTCACCGCGCTCCACGCCTGCAACACGGCGACCGATGACGCCATCGATTTCGCGCTCAAGAAGCGCGCCAAATTCATGGTGCTGGTGCCGTGCTGCCAGGCCGAAGTGGCCACGGTCCTCAAGAAGAACAAGGGCAAGGACCTGGGCAAGAGCGCGCTGACCGAAATCTGGCGCCACCCGCTGCACACGCGCGAATTCGGCAGCCAGGTCACCAACGTGCTGCGCTGCCTGCAGCTCGAAGCGCACGGTTACCAGGTCAACGTGACGGAGCTGGTGGGCTGGGAGCATTCGATGAAAAATGAGCTGATCATCGCCAGCTACAAGAACCTGCCGCGCAAGCGTCCCACCGACCGCTTGCAGGAAGTCCTCGCCACGCTCGGCCTGGAAGAAATGGGCGAGCGTTTCTACACTCAACATGTAGCGGAAGCCGAATTGACGACATGA
- the iscX gene encoding Fe-S cluster assembly protein IscX — protein sequence MKWSDITAIAEALFDKHPEVDPATVRFVDLHNWVVELDGFDDDRTRGGEKVLEAIQMAWIDEAR from the coding sequence ATGAAATGGAGCGACATCACGGCCATCGCCGAGGCGCTGTTCGACAAACACCCCGAGGTCGATCCGGCCACCGTGCGTTTCGTCGACCTGCACAACTGGGTAGTTGAACTCGACGGCTTCGACGACGACCGCACCCGCGGCGGCGAGAAGGTACTGGAAGCGATTCAGATGGCGTGGATCGATGAAGCGCGCTGA